The following proteins are co-located in the Mesorhizobium sp. M1E.F.Ca.ET.045.02.1.1 genome:
- the lpxI gene encoding UDP-2,3-diacylglucosamine diphosphatase LpxI (LpxI, functionally equivalent to LpxH, replaces it in LPS biosynthesis in a minority of bacteria.), which yields MTKADVASPHLELAPGSRVGIIAGGGSLPVEVAESLVRQGNSPFIVLVDGEVDREADFAAYEQATLALEDIGLLLPLLKRRGISHLVLAGEIRRRPQLARIRPTFGLLAIIPSVIVALARGDDGLLKVLTRGLEKRGITVVGAHQIVPDLAAAEGTLTAAGPRQSDWRDIEAGRAAAKAIGALDIGQAAVAIGGRAIALEGIEGTKGLLERTRELRGHGRLAGKTRGVLVKCAKPGQELRADLPSIGPQTVEAAHAAGLAGIAVEAGRSLILEGPTTLSRANALGLFIIGFPVAESADGR from the coding sequence ATGACGAAGGCTGACGTCGCCAGCCCGCACCTCGAACTTGCGCCGGGCTCCAGGGTCGGCATCATCGCCGGTGGCGGCAGCCTGCCGGTGGAAGTGGCGGAAAGCTTGGTCAGGCAGGGAAATTCGCCTTTTATCGTCCTCGTCGATGGCGAGGTGGATCGCGAAGCGGACTTCGCCGCTTATGAGCAGGCGACACTGGCGCTGGAAGACATCGGCTTGCTGCTTCCCTTGCTGAAACGCCGGGGCATCAGCCATCTGGTCCTTGCCGGCGAGATCAGGCGCAGGCCGCAGCTTGCCCGGATACGCCCGACTTTCGGTCTGCTGGCGATAATCCCTTCCGTGATCGTGGCGCTGGCGCGTGGCGACGACGGGCTTTTGAAGGTCCTCACGCGCGGGCTGGAGAAGCGCGGAATCACGGTCGTCGGCGCGCATCAGATCGTTCCCGACCTTGCCGCCGCCGAGGGCACGCTCACGGCCGCGGGACCAAGGCAATCGGATTGGCGCGATATCGAAGCGGGACGCGCGGCCGCCAAGGCCATTGGCGCGCTGGATATCGGCCAAGCGGCTGTCGCCATCGGCGGCCGGGCCATCGCGTTGGAAGGCATCGAAGGCACAAAGGGCCTGCTCGAAAGGACGCGCGAATTGCGCGGGCACGGCAGGCTCGCCGGAAAGACGCGCGGCGTCCTCGTCAAATGCGCCAAGCCTGGTCAGGAATTGCGCGCCGACTTGCCTTCGATAGGCCCGCAGACGGTCGAGGCCGCGCATGCCGCCGGCTTGGCCGGCATCGCCGTCGAAGCGGGTCGCTCGCTCATTCTCGAGGGTCCGACGACATTGTCGCGAGCCAACGCACTGGGCCTCTTCATCATTGGGTTCCCCGTGGCGGAGTCGGCTGATGGCAGGTGA
- the lpxB gene encoding lipid-A-disaccharide synthase: protein MAGERPLKIAIVAGEESGDLLGADIVRALEKITGRDIQLVGIGGRHLQELGLTPLFDGSEIALMGFSAVLRDLPRLMRQISQTAATIASERPDCLITIDSPDFSLRVAKKVRAAAPAIPIVHYVCPSVWAWRPGRAVAMKPYVDHILCILPFEVKALARLGGPPGTYVGHRLTQDPGVLGAAKAQGLPRDLSADRVKTLLVLPGSRRSEVRRLIDPFGKTVSVLHQRGHRLRLLLPTVPHVADLVRTSVASWDEKPEIITDPERKWQAFGKADAALIASGTVSLELALSGVPMVSSYKLDPIARQLLQHLVTTWSALLPNLIADRALVPEFYDQYVRPENLARQLEALFADTGMRAWQKAGFAEISRRMATEKPSGEIAAEVVMGCIRRANRE from the coding sequence ATGGCAGGTGAGAGGCCGCTCAAAATCGCCATCGTCGCCGGCGAGGAATCAGGCGACCTGCTCGGTGCCGACATCGTGCGCGCGCTCGAGAAGATCACCGGCCGAGATATCCAGCTTGTCGGCATTGGCGGCCGGCATCTGCAGGAATTGGGGCTGACGCCGCTCTTCGACGGCAGCGAGATCGCGCTGATGGGCTTCAGCGCCGTCCTACGCGACCTGCCGCGGCTGATGCGCCAGATCAGCCAGACGGCCGCAACCATCGCGAGCGAGCGGCCGGATTGCCTTATCACCATCGACAGCCCCGACTTTTCGCTGCGCGTCGCCAAAAAGGTTCGCGCTGCCGCGCCCGCCATCCCGATCGTCCACTATGTCTGCCCAAGCGTGTGGGCATGGCGGCCGGGCAGGGCTGTGGCAATGAAGCCATATGTCGACCACATCCTCTGCATCCTGCCGTTCGAGGTGAAAGCACTGGCCCGCCTTGGCGGACCGCCCGGCACTTATGTTGGCCACCGGCTGACACAGGACCCCGGCGTGCTTGGCGCCGCCAAGGCGCAGGGCCTGCCGCGCGACCTGTCGGCGGATCGCGTGAAGACGCTGCTCGTGCTGCCGGGCTCTCGCCGCAGCGAGGTGCGCCGTCTGATCGACCCGTTCGGCAAGACGGTGTCGGTGCTCCACCAACGCGGCCATCGACTGCGCCTGTTGCTGCCGACGGTGCCGCATGTCGCCGATCTGGTCAGGACGTCGGTCGCGAGCTGGGACGAGAAGCCCGAGATCATCACCGATCCAGAGCGCAAATGGCAGGCTTTCGGCAAGGCCGATGCGGCTTTGATCGCCTCTGGGACAGTCTCGCTCGAACTCGCGCTCAGCGGCGTTCCGATGGTCTCCAGCTACAAGCTCGATCCGATCGCCAGACAATTGCTGCAGCATCTGGTGACGACGTGGTCGGCGCTGCTGCCCAACCTGATCGCCGACCGCGCGCTGGTGCCGGAATTTTACGACCAATATGTCAGGCCGGAGAACCTGGCGCGCCAGTTGGAAGCGCTGTTTGCCGATACCGGCATGCGCGCCTGGCAGAAGGCGGGCTTCGCGGAGATCTCCAGGCGCATGGCAACCGAGAAGCCCTCCGGCGAAATCGCCGCCGAGGTGGTGATGGGGTGTATCAGGAGAGCGAATAGGGAGTAG
- the gltA gene encoding citrate synthase, which yields MSEAATKLEPGGKAHESTARLELAGKTHEFKVRSGSTGPDVIDIGALYSTTGAFTYDPGFTSTASCESAITFIDGDAGILLHRGYPIDQLAEHGDFLEVCYLLLYGELPTKAQKDDFDYRVTRHTMVHEQMSRFFTGFRRDAHPMAVMCGVVGALSAFYHDSTDISDPYQRMVASMRLIAKMPTIAAMAYKYHIGQPFIYPKNELNFAANFLHMCFAVPCEEYKINPVLARAMERIFILHADHEQNASTSTVRLAGSSGANPFACIAAGIACLWGPAHGGANEAALNMLGEIGHVDHIPEFIARAKDKNDPFRLMGFGHRVYKNYDPRAKIMQKTAHEVLGELGIKDDPLLDIAMELEKIALTDAYFIEKKLYPNVDFYSGITLKALGFPTTMFTVLFAVARTVGWIAQWKEMIEDPHQKIGRPRQLYTGATERDYVPIAKR from the coding sequence ATGAGCGAAGCTGCGACAAAACTGGAACCGGGCGGCAAGGCGCATGAGTCGACCGCCAGGCTCGAACTCGCCGGCAAGACCCACGAATTCAAGGTGCGAAGCGGCTCGACCGGGCCTGACGTCATCGACATCGGCGCGCTCTACAGCACGACCGGGGCCTTCACCTACGACCCCGGCTTCACGTCGACGGCGAGCTGCGAGTCGGCGATCACCTTCATCGACGGCGATGCCGGCATCCTGCTGCATCGCGGCTATCCGATCGACCAGCTCGCCGAACACGGCGACTTCCTCGAGGTCTGCTACCTGCTGCTCTATGGCGAATTGCCGACCAAGGCGCAGAAGGACGACTTCGACTACCGCGTGACGCGCCACACCATGGTGCATGAGCAGATGTCGCGTTTCTTCACCGGCTTCCGTCGCGACGCGCACCCGATGGCCGTCATGTGCGGCGTGGTCGGCGCGCTGTCGGCCTTCTATCACGACTCGACTGACATCTCGGACCCCTACCAGCGCATGGTCGCCTCGATGCGGCTGATCGCCAAGATGCCGACCATCGCGGCGATGGCCTATAAATACCACATCGGCCAGCCCTTCATTTACCCGAAGAACGAGCTGAACTTCGCCGCCAATTTCCTGCATATGTGCTTCGCGGTGCCGTGCGAGGAGTACAAGATCAATCCGGTGCTGGCGCGCGCCATGGAGCGCATCTTCATCCTGCACGCCGACCACGAGCAGAACGCCTCGACCTCGACGGTTCGCCTCGCCGGCTCCTCCGGCGCCAACCCGTTCGCCTGCATCGCCGCCGGCATCGCCTGCCTGTGGGGCCCGGCGCATGGCGGCGCCAACGAAGCGGCGCTCAACATGCTGGGCGAGATCGGCCATGTCGACCACATCCCGGAATTCATTGCCCGCGCCAAGGACAAGAACGACCCGTTCCGGCTGATGGGCTTCGGCCATCGCGTCTACAAGAACTACGACCCGCGCGCCAAGATCATGCAGAAGACAGCGCATGAGGTGCTGGGCGAGCTCGGCATCAAGGACGATCCGCTGCTCGACATCGCGATGGAGCTTGAGAAGATCGCGCTGACCGACGCTTATTTCATCGAGAAGAAGCTTTATCCGAATGTCGATTTCTATTCGGGCATCACGCTGAAGGCGCTGGGCTTCCCCACCACCATGTTCACCGTGCTGTTCGCTGTCGCGCGCACCGTCGGCTGGATCGCGCAGTGGAAGGAAATGATCGAGGATCCACACCAGAAGATCGGGCGCCCGCGGCAGCTCTATACCGGCGCTACGGAACGCGATTACGTGCCGATCGCCAAGCGGTGA
- the gltX gene encoding glutamate--tRNA ligase: MSDKVVTRFAPSPTGYLHIGGARTALFNWLYAKHTGGTMLLRIEDTDRERSTEAATAAILDGLTWLGLSWDGEAVSQFERAPRHREVAEELVRLGKAYYSYETPAELETMREAARAKGLPPRYNGQWRDRDPSEAPPGVKGAIRIKAPTEGETVVHDRVQGEVRFPNKDLDDFIILRSDGNPTYMHAVVVDDHDMGVTHIIRGDDHLTNAARQTVIYNAMGWDVPSMSHIPLIHGADGAKLSKRHGALGVEAYRAMGYLPEALLNYLARLGWSHGDDEVMSIKDMIAWFDIGDVNKGAARFDFAKLEALNGVHMRKMDDKSLFGIFVATLPHLEGGPALAAKLDDKRKAQLLAAMPGLKERAKTLVELVDGAAFLFAERPLPLDEKAAGLLGGDARAILRGAHAALAAISGEWSAAAAEAAIRDFAQAGGHKLGAVAQPLRAALTGRSTSPGVFDVLAVLGRDESLARIGDQID; this comes from the coding sequence ATGTCCGACAAGGTCGTCACCCGCTTTGCCCCCTCGCCCACCGGCTACCTGCACATCGGCGGGGCGCGCACGGCGCTGTTCAACTGGCTCTACGCCAAGCACACGGGCGGCACGATGCTGCTGCGCATCGAGGACACCGACCGCGAGCGCTCGACCGAGGCGGCGACAGCCGCCATCCTCGACGGACTGACCTGGCTCGGCCTGTCATGGGACGGCGAAGCCGTATCGCAGTTCGAACGCGCGCCGCGCCACCGCGAGGTGGCTGAGGAGCTCGTGCGCCTGGGCAAGGCCTATTACAGCTATGAGACGCCTGCCGAGTTGGAGACCATGCGCGAGGCAGCGCGCGCCAAGGGTCTGCCGCCGCGCTACAACGGCCAGTGGCGCGACCGCGACCCGTCCGAGGCGCCTCCCGGCGTCAAGGGCGCCATCCGCATCAAGGCGCCGACCGAGGGTGAAACCGTCGTGCACGACCGTGTGCAGGGCGAGGTGCGCTTTCCGAACAAGGATCTCGACGACTTCATCATCCTGCGCTCCGACGGCAACCCGACCTATATGCATGCCGTCGTCGTCGACGATCACGACATGGGCGTCACCCACATCATCCGCGGCGACGACCACCTCACAAACGCGGCGCGCCAGACCGTGATCTATAACGCCATGGGCTGGGACGTGCCGTCGATGTCGCACATCCCGCTGATCCACGGTGCCGACGGGGCGAAACTGTCAAAGCGACACGGCGCGCTCGGCGTCGAGGCCTATCGCGCCATGGGCTATCTGCCCGAGGCCCTGCTCAACTATCTGGCCAGGCTCGGCTGGAGCCATGGCGATGACGAGGTGATGTCGATCAAGGACATGATCGCCTGGTTCGACATCGGCGACGTCAACAAGGGAGCCGCCCGCTTCGATTTCGCCAAGCTCGAGGCGCTGAACGGCGTCCATATGCGCAAGATGGACGATAAGTCCCTGTTCGGCATTTTCGTCGCCACCTTGCCCCATCTTGAAGGCGGACCGGCGCTCGCGGCAAAGCTCGACGACAAGCGCAAGGCCCAATTGCTTGCCGCCATGCCTGGCCTCAAGGAGCGCGCGAAGACGCTGGTCGAGCTCGTCGACGGAGCCGCCTTCCTGTTTGCCGAACGGCCATTGCCCTTGGACGAGAAGGCCGCGGGCTTGCTCGGAGGCGATGCGCGCGCCATTCTGCGCGGCGCCCATGCGGCGCTCGCAGCCATCTCCGGCGAGTGGAGTGCCGCAGCCGCCGAGGCTGCCATCCGCGACTTTGCGCAGGCCGGCGGCCACAAGCTCGGCGCCGTGGCCCAACCGCTGAGAGCCGCGCTTACCGGCCGCAGCACCTCGCCCGGTGTGTTCGACGTGCTTGCCGTGTTGGGACGCGACGAAAGTCTAGCGCGGATCGGAGATCAAATCGATTAG
- the lexA gene encoding transcriptional repressor LexA, whose protein sequence is MLTRKQHELLMFIHERLKESGIPPSFDEMKEALDLASKSGIHRLITALEERGFIRRLPNRARALEVLRLPDSIAPGLNAARKFSPSVIQGSLGQGGLGRQIKPAASSRTPSNDDDAASAVSIPVMGRIAAGVPIDAIQHQTHTITVPPDMIAGGEHYALEVKGDSMIEAGIFDGDTVIIRNANTASPGEIVVALVDDEEATLKRFRRKGASIALEAANPAYETRIFGPDRVKVQGKLVGLIRRY, encoded by the coding sequence ATGCTGACGCGCAAACAACATGAACTCCTGATGTTCATCCACGAACGGCTCAAGGAAAGCGGCATTCCACCGTCTTTCGACGAGATGAAGGAAGCCCTCGACCTGGCCTCGAAGTCGGGCATTCATCGTCTGATCACGGCGCTGGAGGAGCGTGGCTTCATTCGCCGGCTGCCCAACCGGGCGCGCGCCCTGGAAGTGCTGCGCCTGCCCGATTCGATCGCGCCTGGCCTCAATGCGGCGAGGAAGTTTTCGCCGAGCGTCATTCAGGGGAGCCTGGGGCAAGGCGGTCTCGGCCGGCAGATCAAGCCCGCGGCGTCCTCGCGTACGCCCAGCAATGACGACGATGCCGCGTCGGCTGTGTCGATCCCGGTGATGGGCCGGATCGCGGCCGGCGTGCCGATCGACGCCATCCAGCATCAGACGCATACGATCACGGTCCCGCCGGACATGATCGCGGGCGGTGAGCATTATGCGCTGGAGGTCAAGGGCGACTCGATGATCGAGGCCGGCATCTTCGATGGCGACACGGTCATCATCCGCAATGCCAACACCGCGAGCCCGGGCGAGATCGTGGTGGCGCTGGTCGACGACGAGGAGGCGACGCTGAAGCGCTTCCGCCGCAAGGGCGCTTCGATTGCCCTCGAAGCCGCCAATCCGGCCTATGAGACTCGCATCTTCGGTCCGGATCGCGTCAAGGTTCAGGGCAAGCTCGTAGGGCTCATTCGCCGCTATTGA